One Candidatus Synechococcus calcipolaris G9 genomic window carries:
- a CDS encoding DUF1345 domain-containing protein, with the protein MNRLWRSLDHIHTEIRIVLALVVAALTLVLTAHTYPLAIRLMLAWDFGVTAYLLLLLKMMLSLNGQQTRVRSQRGEPNALFIMILVVFTAIASIIATGLILADSKNGSNPLLTFQVSLATWAVLAAWSLTHTSFGLQYARYYYDDNHHRLNDAGYAGGLDFPMEEEPDYLDFMYFSFTISLTSQTSDVSIVAQRIRRLVLFHELVSFFFYSVIVGLVINVIAGLW; encoded by the coding sequence ATGAATCGGTTGTGGCGATCGCTAGATCACATTCATACAGAAATACGGATTGTCCTTGCCTTGGTGGTAGCCGCCCTTACTCTTGTTCTAACGGCCCATACTTACCCCTTAGCAATTCGGCTGATGTTGGCTTGGGATTTTGGAGTAACCGCCTATCTCTTACTTTTATTAAAGATGATGCTGAGTTTGAATGGCCAACAAACACGGGTGAGATCGCAGCGGGGGGAACCCAATGCCCTGTTCATTATGATTTTGGTTGTCTTTACGGCGATCGCGAGTATCATTGCCACAGGACTCATCTTAGCGGATAGCAAAAATGGCAGCAATCCCTTGTTAACCTTTCAGGTAAGTTTAGCTACTTGGGCAGTATTGGCCGCCTGGAGTCTGACCCATACCAGTTTTGGTCTTCAGTATGCCCGTTATTATTATGATGATAATCACCACCGTCTCAATGATGCTGGCTATGCTGGTGGCCTCGATTTTCCCATGGAAGAGGAGCCGGACTACCTTGATTTTATGTACTTTTCCTTTACCATTAGTCTCACGTCCCAAACCTCGGATGTGAGCATTGTTGCCCAGCGGATTCGTCGCCTTGTGTTATTCCATGAACTGGTTTCGTTCTTTTTCTATAGTGTGATTGTTGGGCTAGTGATTAATGTAATTGCCGGTTTATGGTAA
- a CDS encoding Uma2 family endonuclease, translating to MTLSVEPTIHYPDSDGQPMADNTRQFRWIVLLKENLECLFANDPNVFIAGDLLWYPVEGRPDIRVAPDVMVIFGRPKGDRGSYQQWLEAGIAPQVVFEILSPGNRLTEMVKKLQFYDRHGVEEYYIYDPERQELSILVRTPQGLDTVEMIDHWRSPRLGIQFVLGEDELEVYYPDGRRFLTTVELAQRMEEAQQRAQQEAQRAEQEALRAQQETQRADRLADYLRSQGIDPEQI from the coding sequence ATGACACTCTCTGTTGAACCCACGATCCACTATCCCGACAGTGATGGTCAACCCATGGCTGATAATACCCGCCAGTTTCGCTGGATCGTCTTGCTCAAAGAAAATTTAGAATGCCTCTTTGCCAATGATCCTAACGTTTTTATCGCTGGAGACTTACTCTGGTATCCGGTAGAAGGTCGTCCCGATATTCGCGTTGCCCCAGATGTGATGGTGATTTTTGGTCGTCCCAAGGGCGATCGCGGCTCCTATCAACAATGGCTAGAAGCAGGAATTGCCCCCCAGGTAGTGTTTGAAATTCTTTCCCCTGGGAATCGGCTGACGGAAATGGTGAAAAAGCTACAGTTCTACGATCGCCACGGCGTAGAGGAATATTACATCTACGATCCCGAACGCCAGGAATTGAGCATACTGGTGAGAACTCCCCAAGGGCTAGATACCGTTGAGATGATAGATCACTGGCGTAGTCCTCGGCTAGGGATTCAATTTGTCCTAGGGGAAGACGAGCTAGAGGTGTATTATCCCGATGGACGGCGATTTCTGACAACAGTTGAATTGGCTCAACGAATGGAGGAGGCCCAGCAGCGGGCACAGCAAGAAGCACAACGGGCCGAGCAGGAAGCCCTACGGGCACAGCAAGAGACCCAACGAGCCGATCGCCTCGCGGACTATCTTCGCTCCCAGGGTATTGATCCAGAGCAAATTTAG
- a CDS encoding nucleotidyltransferase family protein yields the protein MSDAVLTQEHLQAVLKQFLQERGEQFALAALGYFGSYARNEAHPDSDVDIVYQPLPSARLTLFDVVLLREELMERLGRPVDLIHFRERMPAGLRERVRQEAVYV from the coding sequence ATGAGTGATGCTGTCCTCACCCAAGAACACTTGCAGGCGGTGTTAAAGCAATTTTTACAAGAGCGTGGCGAGCAATTTGCCTTAGCCGCCCTTGGTTACTTTGGTTCCTATGCCCGCAATGAAGCCCACCCCGACAGCGATGTGGATATTGTTTATCAACCCTTACCATCGGCACGATTAACCCTTTTCGATGTCGTGCTACTGCGGGAAGAACTCATGGAACGGCTAGGGCGGCCCGTAGATTTGATCCATTTCCGGGAACGGATGCCAGCGGGATTGAGGGAGAGGGTACGACAAGAGGCTGTTTATGTCTGA
- a CDS encoding transglycosylase domain-containing protein: MSNPPRQNLFQNVAESLTQAVQTIQSQVDLSKLGLRPNARVPEVWVQTPHQSQSQIYPLLGDRYLIGRSPRSSDIPIDSPIVSGTHASLERLTLTGVFVIRDQNSTNGVFQGRRRVFYQDLHHGDVVSLGPPDLEDAVYLKFVNPPPLWVTILRYGLYGGLGILALVVAAIALEWQKFSVVPLPSIDQGPIVILSRDDEPLSSTETRPHKELANLREFSPHLVNGVIASEDSRYYWHLGVDPLGIVRAVLTNVTGGSLREGASTITQQLARSLYRPYVGTEDSLGRKWREAVVALKLETYYSKDILLTAYLNRVYLGVGNSGFEDAAQFYFEKSARDIDLNEAATLVGILPAPNRFNPVRDYDAAIDYRNRVITRMAQRGMITKEEADRARRSRIEVSPRAREILQSQRAPYYADRVYGELDRLLGEDLAREGNFIVSTGLDLDWQAAAEDSLRSAVAEQGSIYGFSQGAIVTLEPSTGIIRALVGGVDYNQSQFNRATQALRQPGSTFKLFVFTAALQRGLSLHQSFPCTPFQWQGQQFAACKTSTGAMDLEQGFALSENPIALRLAEQVGLSNIVQLAQQMGITTPMQAAPGLALGQSETTLLAMSGAFSVVAAQGQKYSPQAIIQIRDAGDCTNSQDWQTCRLIYDRPSDEPAAPQVISTGVAQSMTRILEAVVQRGTGRAAALGRPVAGKTGTTDDARDLWFIGYLPGGDRLTGVWLGNDDNTPTSGSSGLAADLWGRYMAKIQNLN, encoded by the coding sequence ATGTCAAATCCTCCCCGTCAAAATCTATTCCAAAATGTTGCCGAATCCCTAACCCAGGCGGTTCAAACGATTCAATCCCAGGTTGACCTGAGTAAACTGGGTTTGCGCCCCAATGCCCGCGTTCCAGAGGTATGGGTACAAACGCCCCACCAATCCCAGTCCCAAATCTATCCCCTGTTGGGCGATCGCTACCTAATTGGCCGCAGTCCCCGTTCCAGTGATATTCCCATTGATAGCCCCATTGTCAGTGGCACCCATGCCTCCTTGGAGCGATTAACCTTAACGGGGGTGTTTGTCATTCGCGATCAAAATTCCACCAATGGGGTGTTTCAGGGCCGCCGCCGTGTCTTTTACCAAGACCTGCACCATGGGGATGTGGTGAGTTTGGGGCCCCCCGATTTAGAAGATGCGGTCTATCTTAAATTTGTGAATCCGCCCCCCCTCTGGGTGACGATCCTCCGCTATGGCCTCTATGGCGGTCTAGGGATACTCGCCCTTGTTGTGGCGGCGATCGCCCTGGAATGGCAAAAATTTTCCGTGGTTCCCCTCCCCAGTATTGACCAAGGGCCGATTGTAATCCTATCGCGGGACGATGAACCCCTCAGTTCCACGGAAACCCGTCCCCACAAAGAACTCGCCAACTTAAGGGAGTTTTCCCCCCACTTGGTAAACGGAGTGATTGCCTCGGAAGATAGCCGCTATTATTGGCATTTGGGCGTGGATCCCCTGGGCATTGTCCGAGCGGTACTCACCAATGTTACCGGGGGTAGTTTGCGGGAGGGGGCAAGTACAATCACCCAGCAGTTGGCCCGCAGTTTATACCGTCCCTACGTGGGCACGGAAGATTCCCTAGGGCGAAAATGGCGGGAGGCGGTGGTGGCCCTGAAGCTAGAAACCTACTACAGCAAAGATATTTTGTTGACGGCCTATCTCAATCGCGTCTATTTAGGGGTGGGTAACAGTGGTTTTGAGGATGCGGCCCAGTTTTATTTTGAGAAGTCCGCCCGGGATATCGACCTCAACGAAGCGGCAACTCTTGTCGGCATTTTGCCCGCCCCCAATCGCTTTAATCCAGTGCGGGACTACGACGCAGCCATTGATTACCGCAATCGGGTGATTACCCGCATGGCCCAACGGGGCATGATCACTAAGGAAGAGGCGGATCGGGCCCGGCGATCGCGGATTGAGGTGAGTCCTAGGGCGCGGGAGATTCTCCAGTCCCAGCGGGCCCCCTATTACGCCGATCGGGTCTATGGCGAACTGGATCGGCTTCTTGGCGAAGACCTGGCCCGCGAAGGAAATTTTATTGTGTCCACGGGCTTGGATTTAGACTGGCAAGCCGCGGCGGAGGACAGTTTGCGATCGGCGGTGGCCGAACAGGGCAGTATATATGGGTTTTCCCAGGGGGCGATCGTCACCCTAGAGCCGAGTACGGGTATTATTCGTGCCCTTGTCGGCGGGGTGGACTATAACCAAAGTCAATTTAACCGCGCCACCCAAGCCCTACGCCAACCCGGTTCTACCTTTAAGCTCTTTGTCTTTACCGCTGCCCTACAAAGGGGCCTGTCCCTCCATCAGTCCTTCCCCTGTACCCCCTTCCAATGGCAAGGACAACAATTTGCCGCCTGTAAAACCAGTACGGGGGCGATGGATCTCGAGCAGGGGTTTGCCCTTTCAGAAAATCCCATTGCCCTACGCCTAGCGGAACAGGTGGGCTTAAGCAATATCGTTCAATTAGCCCAACAGATGGGAATCACCACCCCGATGCAAGCGGCTCCCGGATTAGCCCTAGGCCAAAGTGAAACCACCCTCCTGGCCATGAGTGGAGCTTTTTCTGTAGTTGCGGCCCAGGGTCAGAAATATTCTCCCCAGGCCATTATCCAAATTCGCGATGCCGGGGACTGTACGAATAGTCAAGACTGGCAAACCTGCCGCCTCATTTACGATCGCCCCAGTGACGAACCAGCGGCCCCCCAAGTTATTTCCACCGGGGTAGCCCAATCCATGACTCGCATTTTAGAAGCGGTGGTGCAACGGGGAACGGGGCGGGCAGCGGCCCTGGGTCGGCCAGTGGCGGGAAAAACCGGTACCACTGATGATGCTCGGGATCTCTGGTTCATTGGCTACTTGCCTGGGGGAGATCGCCTGACGGGGGTATGGCTAGGGAATGACGATAATACCCCCACCTCCGGCAGTAGTGGCCTGGCGGCGGATCTATGGGGCCGCTATATGGCAAAAATTCAGAACCTTAACTAG
- a CDS encoding DUF697 domain-containing protein: MAEPDMTPDLTPDLTMSQALEALEAYQGHLSYAAAKRSLAEILVNLDLSDRERVGLETAIADLEDMLDKLENEVIHIAVFGMVGRGKSSLLNALLGEPWFETGPIHGVTRTEASAEWQLMDEELGRADGAEGSWASASILRRSSIELIDTPGIDEVAGEDRQALAEQVARKADLILFVIAGDMTQVEHRALTVLRQASKPILLVFNKVDQYPDTDRQAIYAKIRDERVRELLSPDEIVMAAASPLIPKVYHDPDGTVRAKLVPGPPQVTALKLKILEILEREGKALVALNSLLYANDIHEKITQRKMDIRETEANQIIWKGAVTKALAIALNPFAVVDILSSLAIDVATIQILSRLYGIDMTQEGATELLQNIALGMGSISATELVTNMGLSSLKGLLGLTAPVTGGLSLVPYISVAMTQGAIAGVSSYGIGQVTKAYLANGAAWGPAGPKTVVRNILNTMDQTYVLSRLKQELHGRLYSGA; this comes from the coding sequence ATGGCTGAACCGGATATGACTCCTGATTTAACGCCTGATTTAACCATGTCCCAAGCATTGGAGGCCCTAGAGGCCTATCAGGGCCATTTAAGCTATGCGGCAGCCAAGCGATCCTTAGCTGAGATTCTGGTGAATTTAGATCTGAGCGATCGCGAGCGGGTGGGCCTAGAAACGGCGATCGCCGATCTGGAAGATATGCTAGACAAGCTGGAAAACGAAGTCATTCATATTGCTGTCTTTGGCATGGTAGGGCGGGGAAAATCCTCATTGCTCAATGCCCTCCTAGGAGAACCCTGGTTTGAAACGGGGCCCATCCATGGGGTCACTCGTACTGAAGCGTCCGCTGAATGGCAATTAATGGATGAAGAACTAGGTAGAGCCGATGGGGCTGAAGGTTCCTGGGCATCGGCTTCTATTCTCAGGCGATCGTCCATTGAGTTAATTGATACCCCCGGTATTGATGAAGTTGCCGGGGAGGATCGCCAGGCCCTAGCAGAGCAGGTGGCCCGCAAAGCCGATTTAATTCTATTTGTGATTGCTGGGGATATGACCCAGGTGGAGCATCGCGCCCTTACGGTTTTGCGCCAAGCCAGTAAACCCATTCTGCTGGTATTTAATAAGGTGGATCAATATCCTGACACCGATCGCCAAGCCATTTATGCCAAAATCCGGGATGAACGGGTCAGGGAACTGTTATCCCCGGATGAAATTGTGATGGCGGCCGCCTCGCCCCTGATTCCCAAGGTATACCACGACCCAGATGGGACGGTTCGGGCCAAACTGGTGCCAGGGCCACCCCAAGTCACTGCCCTCAAGTTGAAAATACTTGAGATTTTAGAACGGGAAGGCAAGGCCCTTGTGGCTCTCAATTCCTTACTCTATGCCAATGATATCCATGAAAAAATTACCCAACGGAAGATGGATATTCGTGAGACGGAGGCGAACCAGATTATCTGGAAAGGAGCGGTGACAAAAGCCCTAGCGATCGCCCTCAATCCCTTTGCAGTTGTGGATATTCTCAGTAGCTTGGCCATTGATGTAGCGACAATTCAAATTCTCTCCCGTTTGTATGGGATTGATATGACCCAGGAAGGCGCAACGGAACTTCTCCAGAACATTGCCCTAGGAATGGGCAGTATTAGTGCCACGGAACTCGTGACCAATATGGGTTTAAGTTCCCTAAAGGGGCTGTTGGGTTTGACCGCACCGGTGACGGGGGGATTATCCTTGGTTCCCTACATTTCAGTGGCCATGACCCAGGGGGCGATCGCTGGGGTATCCTCCTACGGCATTGGTCAGGTGACAAAGGCCTATCTCGCCAATGGTGCAGCCTGGGGGCCGGCGGGGCCCAAGACCGTGGTTCGGAATATTCTCAATACAATGGATCAAACCTATGTTCTCAGTCGGCTGAAGCAGGAGCTACATGGTCGGCTGTATTCGGGAGCCTAG
- a CDS encoding iron uptake porin — protein MKKSYLLAGSLSLLGIVAGVNPAHATELGVTTETAKFDNLLAAQPENTEAAQALPIPGALADASTTIMSVDDLLSNEESMGQVTSVSQLSDVQPTDWAYQALASLVEKYGCIAGYPDGTFRGNRAATRFEMAAALNACLDVISDRFATKEELEALRKLMDEFAAELATLRGRVDNLEARTAALEATQFSTTTKLQGLAVISAQYGGALSGPTFNPSSADNFNPLLPTSSGLPLAVPTQLNPTVIAAVLLNLNTSFSGTDLLQTTLSTGNAGFDAISAYGVGGNPDLSGAVQSAASGFGQTGEPYFSPSQYYWSGFGTGVGLYRLAYSFMPMQDLTITAGPLFYPSDIIDTNSWANSPAYDFGTYFFINNPFIVPYAMNFGGGAGGAVQWNPNEGPFTVRALYMAGQGGRAISGTGAGANIVNRGGFAGDPQQGSVELEYANTFSGGRNSYAVKLQTTYSRTYGVEAIAGGLNYELNLGRFGLFGRGGIAGIPSNSISPLPYATAAGSTLPGVLSAAPTGMMAYTFMAGVGYKDLFVPGSVLAAAAGAPFINSASSTFGANTGTQINIEGFYRFPLSDNISITPMVTAILNPNNIANNTAFTSASPIIQGVIRTTFSF, from the coding sequence GTGAAAAAATCTTACCTTTTGGCAGGTAGCCTGAGCCTACTGGGTATTGTTGCAGGCGTTAACCCTGCCCATGCCACAGAACTAGGGGTAACTACTGAAACTGCTAAATTCGACAATCTTCTAGCTGCCCAGCCTGAGAATACTGAAGCTGCCCAAGCTCTGCCTATTCCTGGCGCCCTAGCGGATGCGTCTACCACCATCATGTCCGTTGACGACCTTCTATCTAACGAAGAGTCCATGGGGCAAGTGACCTCGGTATCGCAACTGTCCGATGTCCAACCCACTGACTGGGCCTATCAAGCCTTGGCATCCTTGGTTGAGAAATATGGTTGTATTGCGGGTTATCCTGACGGAACCTTCCGGGGTAATCGTGCCGCCACTCGTTTTGAAATGGCTGCTGCTCTGAATGCTTGCTTGGATGTCATTAGCGATCGCTTTGCCACCAAAGAAGAACTGGAAGCCCTTCGCAAATTAATGGATGAGTTCGCCGCTGAACTCGCCACCCTCCGCGGTCGGGTTGACAACCTAGAAGCTCGTACCGCCGCCCTAGAAGCTACCCAATTCTCCACTACCACCAAACTGCAAGGATTAGCGGTTATTTCTGCCCAGTATGGCGGTGCCTTGAGTGGGCCCACCTTCAATCCTTCTAGTGCCGATAATTTCAATCCCTTGCTTCCAACTAGTAGTGGGCTTCCATTGGCAGTCCCAACACAGTTGAATCCCACAGTGATTGCTGCGGTTTTGCTAAACCTGAATACCAGCTTTAGCGGAACTGACTTACTGCAAACCACCCTATCTACAGGTAATGCTGGCTTTGATGCTATTTCTGCCTACGGTGTTGGTGGCAACCCTGATCTCAGTGGTGCGGTTCAATCTGCTGCCAGTGGCTTTGGCCAAACTGGGGAGCCTTACTTCAGCCCTAGCCAATACTACTGGTCGGGCTTTGGGACTGGCGTAGGCTTATACCGTTTAGCCTATAGCTTCATGCCCATGCAGGATTTAACCATTACTGCCGGGCCGTTGTTCTACCCCAGTGACATTATTGACACCAATAGCTGGGCTAACTCTCCTGCCTACGATTTCGGTACCTACTTCTTCATCAATAACCCCTTCATTGTTCCCTACGCTATGAACTTTGGTGGTGGTGCCGGTGGTGCGGTGCAATGGAACCCCAACGAAGGCCCGTTCACTGTCCGCGCTCTCTATATGGCTGGTCAGGGTGGTCGGGCAATTAGTGGAACTGGTGCTGGAGCCAATATCGTTAACCGTGGTGGTTTTGCCGGTGATCCCCAACAAGGTTCTGTAGAACTTGAGTATGCCAATACCTTCAGTGGTGGCCGCAACAGCTACGCTGTTAAATTGCAAACCACCTACTCTCGCACCTACGGTGTTGAAGCCATTGCCGGTGGTCTTAACTACGAGTTAAATCTGGGCCGCTTTGGTCTCTTTGGTCGTGGTGGTATTGCTGGTATTCCTAGCAACAGCATCTCGCCTCTGCCCTATGCAACGGCTGCTGGTTCTACCCTTCCTGGTGTTTTGTCTGCCGCACCCACCGGTATGATGGCCTATACCTTCATGGCGGGTGTTGGCTATAAAGACCTGTTCGTTCCCGGTTCAGTTCTAGCTGCTGCTGCTGGCGCACCGTTCATTAACAGTGCCAGCTCCACCTTTGGCGCGAATACCGGTACTCAAATCAATATTGAAGGCTTCTATCGCTTCCCCTTGAGTGACAACATCAGTATCACTCCCATGGTGACGGCGATCTTGAATCCTAACAATATTGCTAATAACACCGCATTCACCTCTGCTTCGCCGATTATCCAAGGTGTTATTCGGACAACCTTCAGCTTCTAA
- a CDS encoding DUF86 domain-containing protein: protein MSDRQQLRDRLTQILAALERIPGRFASIKAPQDFLTTEAGREHLDSISMVLLSVGEAFRDIDDRTKGAFLGQYPEIPWRLVIGMRNILAHHYFDVDEEVIFNTCNQNIAPLIAVVQQMLTDLNQEG from the coding sequence ATGTCTGATCGGCAGCAGTTACGGGATCGACTGACCCAAATTTTGGCGGCGTTGGAACGAATACCGGGACGATTTGCCAGCATTAAAGCCCCGCAAGATTTCCTCACCACTGAAGCGGGCAGAGAACACCTCGACTCGATCAGTATGGTTTTGTTGTCCGTGGGGGAAGCGTTTCGGGACATAGACGATAGAACCAAAGGTGCGTTTCTCGGGCAATATCCAGAGATTCCGTGGCGGCTTGTGATCGGAATGCGGAACATCTTGGCTCACCACTACTTTGATGTGGATGAGGAAGTGATCTTCAACACCTGTAACCAAAACATCGCTCCCCTTATCGCTGTTGTCCAGCAAATGCTAACTGACCTAAATCAAGAGGGTTGA
- a CDS encoding site-specific DNA-methyltransferase translates to MPVYGKPEAKMLKVTDQEKQEIIRYLEADKELPEKYRFLLFGDKREVELVWNGKTNEVCNLVLPFQTIEQVDEPRAEKPADTAMQMDLFSMDARGRQLRGWTNKLIWGDNKLILSSLKNGPLRDEIEAQGGLKLIYIDPPFDVGADFSMDIEIGGDTFTKKPNILEEIAYRDTWGKGADSFISMIYERLILMRDLLADDGSIYIHCDWRVSNLIRTILEEILSSVNFRNEIIWKRRVGTTSAVHESNRFGICTDSILYFAMSQKTPLNVQYNLGSPEYQEYIETRFTYIDENGRRYQPTSLVNPGYRPNLIYDYKGYKSPPNGWMISKEKMEQWDSEGRLHFPEKKDARIRRKSFADELKGMPIQNLWTDISEINSQAVERIDYPTQKPEALLERIIKASSNEGDLVADFFCGSGTTAAVAEKLGRKWICTDLGKFAIHTTRKRLIGVQRQLKQEGKDYRAFEILNLGKYERQHFIGINPSLREQEQQQQLAQKEAAFIELILRAYRAEPVAQFEHFHGKRSGRLVAIGPVNLPVTRLFVEEIILECRRKHITKVDILGFEFEMGLFPNVLDEARSKGIDIAPKYIPAEVFDKRAVEKNQVVFHDVSYIEVKPHIIPGKKGQSATIAVELTDFSVFYSQDSIATAEAELGKKSGTGSKVVVEQGQIIKLTKDKKGILHREQLTKQWTDWIDYWSVDFDFENKREIIRIQDPDTGETREQWTGDYIFENEWQSFRTKKDRSLELKSVAHEATAGRRKIAVKVVDIFGNDTMTILAVNV, encoded by the coding sequence TTGCCGGTTTATGGTAAGCCGGAAGCCAAGATGTTGAAAGTAACGGATCAGGAAAAGCAGGAGATCATCCGCTACCTGGAGGCAGACAAGGAGTTACCGGAGAAGTATCGTTTCTTGCTGTTTGGGGACAAGCGGGAGGTGGAACTGGTCTGGAATGGCAAAACGAATGAGGTCTGCAATTTAGTCTTGCCGTTTCAAACCATTGAGCAGGTGGATGAACCACGAGCCGAAAAGCCAGCCGATACTGCCATGCAGATGGATTTGTTCTCAATGGATGCACGGGGGCGGCAACTGAGGGGATGGACTAACAAGTTAATTTGGGGCGACAACAAGCTGATCCTTTCATCCTTGAAGAATGGGCCGCTGCGGGATGAGATTGAAGCCCAGGGTGGATTAAAGCTGATCTATATTGACCCGCCCTTTGATGTGGGGGCAGATTTCAGTATGGATATAGAGATCGGCGGCGATACGTTTACCAAAAAGCCCAACATTCTCGAAGAGATTGCCTATCGGGACACCTGGGGGAAGGGTGCAGATTCCTTTATTTCGATGATCTATGAGCGGCTGATCTTGATGCGGGATTTATTGGCAGATGATGGCAGTATTTACATACATTGCGATTGGCGAGTAAGTAATCTTATTCGGACTATTCTTGAAGAAATACTCAGTAGTGTGAATTTCCGAAATGAGATTATTTGGAAACGTCGTGTCGGAACTACGAGTGCTGTTCATGAATCGAATCGTTTTGGAATATGCACCGACAGCATCTTGTATTTTGCAATGTCCCAAAAAACACCTCTCAATGTTCAATATAATCTCGGCTCTCCCGAATATCAGGAGTACATTGAAACGAGGTTTACATACATTGATGAAAATGGGCGACGCTATCAACCCACAAGTTTAGTCAATCCAGGCTATCGCCCAAATCTTATTTACGACTATAAAGGCTATAAATCCCCACCGAATGGCTGGATGATCTCCAAAGAAAAGATGGAACAATGGGATAGTGAAGGACGTCTCCATTTTCCCGAAAAAAAAGATGCGAGAATTCGACGGAAGAGTTTTGCGGATGAACTCAAAGGTATGCCTATTCAAAACCTTTGGACGGATATTTCAGAAATCAACTCGCAAGCTGTCGAGAGGATTGACTACCCCACTCAAAAGCCCGAAGCGCTCTTAGAACGGATCATTAAAGCCTCATCCAATGAAGGTGATCTAGTTGCCGACTTCTTTTGTGGATCAGGCACTACCGCAGCAGTAGCAGAGAAGTTAGGGCGTAAGTGGATTTGTACGGATTTAGGTAAGTTTGCCATTCACACCACCCGAAAGCGGCTGATCGGCGTGCAACGGCAACTGAAACAAGAGGGTAAAGATTATCGGGCATTTGAAATTCTCAACCTTGGTAAGTACGAGCGGCAACACTTCATCGGTATTAACCCCAGTCTGCGGGAGCAGGAACAACAACAGCAGTTAGCACAAAAAGAAGCCGCATTTATCGAGTTAATTTTGCGGGCATACCGTGCCGAACCTGTGGCCCAGTTTGAACACTTTCACGGCAAACGATCCGGGCGGTTAGTGGCGATTGGGCCAGTAAATTTACCCGTGACACGGTTGTTTGTCGAAGAAATTATTCTCGAATGCCGCCGCAAACACATCACAAAGGTGGATATCCTTGGCTTTGAATTCGAGATGGGTCTGTTTCCAAATGTCCTCGATGAAGCCCGCAGCAAAGGTATAGACATCGCCCCCAAATACATCCCCGCCGAAGTCTTTGATAAACGAGCCGTAGAAAAAAATCAAGTCGTCTTTCACGATGTTTCCTATATTGAAGTCAAGCCCCATATAATCCCCGGCAAAAAAGGACAATCCGCCACCATTGCAGTTGAATTAACCGATTTCTCCGTGTTCTACTCCCAGGACAGCATCGCCACCGCTGAAGCCGAACTGGGCAAAAAAAGTGGGACAGGCAGCAAAGTCGTTGTGGAACAGGGGCAGATCATCAAACTCACCAAAGACAAAAAAGGGATCCTCCACCGAGAACAACTCACGAAACAATGGACAGACTGGATTGACTACTGGAGCGTAGATTTCGACTTTGAGAACAAGCGCGAGATCATCCGCATCCAAGACCCTGATACTGGCGAAACCCGTGAACAATGGACAGGGGACTACATCTTCGAGAACGAATGGCAAAGTTTCCGAACCAAAAAAGATCGTTCCCTGGAGTTAAAGAGCGTTGCCCATGAAGCCACAGCGGGGCGACGTAAGATTGCGGTGAAGGTCGTAGATATTTTTGGCAACGACACGATGACGATCTTGGCGGTGAATGTATGA